The following are from one region of the Rosistilla carotiformis genome:
- a CDS encoding NADPH-dependent assimilatory sulfite reductase hemoprotein subunit — protein MSTDAPKLSPVEGFKDESRYLRGTIPDELKADTDHFGKGDLQLLKFHGTYQQDDRDSRKSPGGKSYSFMIRTRIPSGVLTSEQFLAHLDLCDEFGNSTMKLTTRQAIQLHGVPKTDLKTTIARINECGLSTLAACGDVNRNVMSCPAKRSDSIHDEIQSTALALAMHLAPRTISYRQCWLVDDETGEKQLLQDEKAPEEVEPIYGKTYLPRKFKIGIALPEDNCIDVYTQDLGLIAVVRDGKLIGYNFTVGGGMGTTPSAAKTFPALGKRMAFVKSEDVLKVAEAVVIVQRDHGNREDRKIARLKYLIADWGVEKFRAAVEKQFGAPLDDCTEDDVHGFDDHMGWQDQGDGKWSYGLNVENGRLSDGPERQWKACFREICGELKPEIRLTSHQSAILCDIAPDDKPKLIEILKKHGIPVSEEVSTVRRWSMACVGLPTCGLSITESERALPGMIDELEAPLAKLGLDKDAFTIRMTGCPNGCARPYNADIGLVGKAKGKYTVFVGGALLGNRLNYIFRDLVPAEEVTSTLVSVFTAYKNYRQESETLGDFCARVGKEELEKLCTASA, from the coding sequence ATGTCCACCGATGCTCCCAAGCTGAGCCCCGTCGAAGGTTTTAAGGACGAATCTCGTTATCTTCGCGGCACGATCCCAGACGAATTGAAGGCGGATACCGATCACTTCGGCAAAGGCGATTTGCAGCTGTTGAAGTTCCACGGGACGTACCAGCAGGACGATCGCGATTCGCGAAAATCGCCCGGTGGAAAAAGCTATTCGTTCATGATCCGCACCCGAATCCCGTCGGGCGTGCTCACCTCCGAACAATTCCTGGCCCACTTGGATCTTTGTGACGAATTCGGCAATTCGACGATGAAGCTGACCACGCGTCAGGCGATTCAATTGCACGGCGTCCCAAAAACCGATCTGAAGACAACGATCGCGCGGATCAATGAGTGTGGTCTGTCGACTCTGGCTGCCTGCGGCGACGTCAATCGCAACGTGATGTCCTGCCCCGCCAAACGTAGCGATAGCATCCACGACGAAATCCAATCGACGGCGCTTGCCTTGGCGATGCACTTGGCACCCCGCACGATCTCCTACCGCCAATGCTGGCTGGTCGACGATGAGACCGGTGAGAAGCAGTTGCTTCAGGACGAGAAGGCACCCGAAGAAGTGGAACCGATTTACGGCAAGACCTACCTGCCGCGGAAGTTCAAGATCGGGATCGCCCTGCCCGAAGACAACTGCATCGATGTCTACACCCAAGATCTGGGTTTGATCGCGGTCGTTCGCGATGGCAAGCTGATCGGATACAACTTCACCGTTGGTGGCGGCATGGGCACAACTCCGTCGGCCGCCAAGACGTTCCCGGCGTTGGGCAAGCGGATGGCATTTGTCAAATCGGAAGATGTCCTGAAGGTTGCCGAAGCGGTTGTGATCGTGCAACGCGACCACGGGAACCGTGAAGATCGCAAGATCGCCCGTTTGAAGTACTTGATCGCCGATTGGGGTGTCGAAAAGTTCCGCGCTGCTGTCGAAAAGCAGTTTGGTGCTCCCTTGGACGATTGCACCGAAGACGATGTTCACGGCTTCGACGACCACATGGGATGGCAAGACCAAGGGGACGGCAAGTGGTCCTATGGTTTGAATGTCGAAAACGGTCGCCTGTCCGATGGTCCGGAGCGACAATGGAAGGCTTGTTTCCGAGAAATTTGCGGCGAACTGAAGCCCGAGATTCGATTGACCTCGCATCAGAGTGCGATCCTCTGCGACATCGCTCCCGACGACAAACCAAAGCTGATCGAGATCCTCAAGAAGCACGGGATTCCGGTTTCCGAAGAGGTCAGTACGGTTCGCCGCTGGTCGATGGCCTGTGTTGGTTTGCCAACCTGTGGGTTGTCGATCACCGAAAGCGAACGCGCTTTGCCCGGAATGATCGATGAACTGGAAGCTCCGTTGGCCAAGTTGGGGCTCGACAAAGATGCCTTCACGATCCGGATGACCGGGTGCCCCAACGGGTGTGCGCGTCCTTACAACGCGGACATCGGATTGGTCGGAAAAGCGAAAGGGAAATACACCGTGTTCGTGGGGGGCGCATTGTTGGGCAACCGGCTCAACTACATCTTCCGCGATTTGGTCCCTGCCGAAGAGGTCACGTCGACTCTGGTCAGCGTCTTCACCGCGTACAAGAACTACCGGCAAGAGAGTGAGACGCTTGGTGACTTCTGCGCCCGCGTCGGTAAAGAAGAACTCGAGAAGCTGTGCACCGCGTCGGCTTAA
- the folD gene encoding bifunctional methylenetetrahydrofolate dehydrogenase/methenyltetrahydrofolate cyclohydrolase FolD, which produces MTARILDGKAIAAEIRGETAQQTADWVAKGGKQPCLAAVLVGSDPASEVYVRNKQRACERAGIDSQLHRLDASTSQAELIAVVERLNNDPHVDGILVQLPLPAGLDEREILDVVDPMKDVDAFSPENVGLLVQGRPRFLPCTPHGVVQLLKRCQIPVPGKHVVVIGRSDIVGKPMALLLAARDGTCGPEAANATVTIAHSQSDDLEGIVRSGDIIVAAVGRPEMVRGSWLKPGAVVIDVGINRVGDRLVGDVHFEEASAVASAITPVPGGVGPLTIAMLLQNTLMAAKLKTGKA; this is translated from the coding sequence GTGACAGCAAGAATTCTCGATGGCAAAGCGATCGCTGCGGAGATTCGCGGCGAGACGGCTCAACAGACCGCAGACTGGGTCGCTAAGGGGGGGAAACAGCCCTGTCTGGCGGCCGTCTTGGTTGGATCAGACCCCGCTAGCGAGGTGTATGTTCGCAATAAGCAGCGCGCGTGCGAGCGTGCTGGCATCGACAGCCAATTGCATCGCCTGGACGCGTCGACCTCGCAGGCCGAATTAATCGCCGTGGTCGAGCGTTTGAACAACGATCCGCACGTCGATGGGATCCTTGTCCAGTTGCCACTTCCGGCCGGGCTGGACGAACGCGAAATCTTAGACGTTGTCGATCCAATGAAAGATGTCGACGCGTTCAGTCCCGAAAATGTCGGCTTGCTGGTCCAAGGGCGGCCGCGTTTTTTGCCTTGCACGCCTCACGGTGTGGTGCAGCTGCTGAAGCGTTGCCAGATCCCTGTTCCCGGAAAACATGTCGTCGTGATCGGTCGCAGCGATATCGTCGGCAAGCCGATGGCGCTGCTGTTGGCCGCTCGCGATGGAACCTGCGGTCCCGAGGCTGCCAACGCGACCGTCACGATTGCGCATTCGCAAAGCGATGATCTGGAAGGGATCGTGCGCAGCGGCGATATCATCGTCGCCGCCGTCGGCCGGCCCGAAATGGTTCGCGGGTCGTGGCTCAAACCGGGGGCCGTCGTGATCGATGTCGGCATCAACCGCGTCGGTGACCGTTTGGTCGGCGACGTGCACTTTGAAGAAGCGAGCGCCGTTGCCAGCGCCATCACTCCGGTTCCCGGAGGCGTCGGCCCATTGACGATTGCCATGTTGTTGCAAAATACGCTGATGGCCGCAAAACTGAAAACCGGCAAAGCGTAA
- a CDS encoding FKBP-type peptidyl-prolyl cis-trans isomerase — protein sequence MNYQLNLRKISRAPLQITCLLAILACVSCAGTSGGGPGPRDPDAPTDFTKTESGLRYRILRAADGPQPTATDEVTVHYRGWLDDQTIFDSSYKRGQPATFRLDQVVPGWTEGLQLVNEGGMIELTIPAHLGYGAAGAGSTIPGGSTLHFIVELIKVH from the coding sequence ATGAATTATCAATTGAACCTACGGAAGATCTCTCGGGCACCGCTACAAATCACCTGCCTTCTGGCGATCCTAGCGTGTGTCTCGTGTGCGGGCACCTCCGGGGGCGGCCCTGGACCACGCGACCCCGATGCGCCGACCGACTTCACGAAGACGGAAAGCGGATTGCGGTACCGGATCCTTCGCGCGGCCGACGGCCCTCAGCCCACCGCGACCGATGAAGTGACCGTTCACTACCGCGGTTGGTTGGACGATCAAACGATCTTTGACAGTTCTTATAAGCGGGGCCAACCGGCAACGTTCCGGTTGGATCAAGTGGTTCCCGGTTGGACCGAAGGATTGCAGTTGGTCAACGAAGGGGGAATGATCGAACTGACCATTCCAGCGCATCTGGGTTATGGCGCGGCGGGTGCGGGATCGACGATTCCCGGCGGTTCCACACTGCACTTTATCGTCGAATTGATCAAGGTCCACTGA
- the hflX gene encoding GTPase HflX, translating into MRDEQRIESLASERSVLVRLLLPDHQSEVDPLAELTGLATTAGTEVVGGLVQRRDKPDQKTFIGKGKVNELKGLIDQFEADVVIFDNDLYPGQTRNLEQALHTKVIDRTELILDIFASNAQTYEARLSVELAQLEYSLPRLKRMWTHLSRQSMGVGMRGPGETQLEVDRRLVENRIHELRESLQKVERRRERQVAARSDNATVSLVGYTNAGKSTLMNALTGAGVEAADKLFATLDTRTRRWQLIGWGPVLLSDTVGFIRDLPHRLIASFKATLEEARQAELLLHVADASNPAVLDQIHAVYKVLEEIGIEEKDTLLVLNKIDAIESRQLLERFMDRYPNALTCSAKAGVGLKELSLAVGDALSREFLDLHVDIDPANGKLQAYLSAKGEVLSREMTNEVITVHCRMPRKTLGEIRRTALQVRSGDSRPLPPEPSEDDFRPKNKNETIETE; encoded by the coding sequence GTGCGAGACGAGCAACGAATCGAGAGTTTAGCCAGCGAACGGAGTGTGCTGGTGCGTTTGCTGTTGCCTGATCACCAATCCGAAGTCGATCCGCTGGCGGAATTGACGGGCTTGGCGACGACGGCGGGAACCGAAGTGGTGGGCGGATTGGTGCAGCGTCGCGATAAGCCCGACCAAAAGACTTTTATCGGAAAAGGAAAGGTCAATGAACTGAAAGGCCTGATCGATCAATTCGAAGCCGATGTGGTGATCTTCGATAACGATTTGTATCCGGGGCAGACGCGTAATTTGGAACAAGCGCTTCATACCAAGGTGATCGACCGGACCGAGTTGATCTTGGACATCTTTGCATCGAACGCGCAAACCTACGAAGCGCGGTTGTCGGTCGAACTGGCTCAGTTGGAATATTCGCTGCCGCGGCTGAAACGGATGTGGACTCACCTGTCGCGTCAATCGATGGGCGTCGGCATGCGTGGCCCCGGTGAAACGCAGTTGGAAGTCGACCGCCGGTTGGTCGAGAACCGGATCCATGAGCTGCGTGAATCGCTGCAGAAGGTCGAACGTCGTCGTGAGCGGCAGGTCGCCGCGCGTAGCGACAACGCAACGGTCTCGCTGGTCGGATACACCAACGCGGGGAAGAGCACGTTGATGAATGCGCTGACCGGGGCGGGAGTCGAAGCGGCGGACAAGTTGTTCGCGACGCTCGACACACGTACCCGCCGGTGGCAATTGATCGGTTGGGGCCCAGTATTGTTAAGCGATACGGTCGGGTTCATCCGCGATCTCCCTCACCGCCTGATCGCCAGTTTTAAAGCGACGTTGGAAGAGGCACGCCAGGCGGAGCTGCTTTTACATGTCGCCGATGCGAGTAATCCAGCGGTGTTGGATCAGATCCATGCCGTCTATAAGGTGCTCGAAGAGATTGGCATCGAGGAAAAAGATACCTTGTTGGTGTTGAACAAGATCGATGCGATCGAATCCCGCCAGTTGTTGGAACGGTTCATGGACCGGTATCCCAACGCGCTCACCTGCAGTGCGAAAGCGGGGGTCGGTTTGAAAGAACTTTCCTTGGCGGTTGGGGATGCGCTGAGTCGTGAATTTTTGGATTTACATGTCGACATCGATCCGGCCAATGGCAAACTGCAAGCCTACTTGAGTGCCAAGGGCGAAGTCTTGTCGCGCGAGATGACGAATGAGGTGATCACGGTTCACTGTCGCATGCCAAGGAAGACGTTGGGTGAGATTCGTCGCACGGCCTTACAGGTTCGCAGCGGCGATAGCCGGCCGTTGCCGCCGGAGCCTAGCGAAGACGACTTTCGCCCCAAGAACAAGAATGAAACCATTGAAACGGAATAA
- a CDS encoding sialate O-acetylesterase, translating to MSAGIRLRTQTLLTFGLGCCWLLVTAGSIVADEPAAEAAAAEVAVPKDPQQFHLFLLVGQSNMAGRGKVADQDTQPHPQVLMFNKANQWVPAKDPLHFDKPGIAGVGLGKTFAIDYAADHPGVTVGLIPCAVGGSSITVWKPGGFHKQTKTHPWDDCQARTKLALPAGTLKGILWHQGESDSGTSSAPGYQEKLIDLVARFRADVGAPEVPFLVGQLGQFADRPWSDSKRMVDAAHRSLPENVPHTAFVPSDGLTPKSDNVHFDAASMREFGHRYYKAYLELQTR from the coding sequence ATGTCTGCTGGAATCCGCTTGCGAACTCAAACCCTCCTAACGTTCGGCTTGGGATGTTGTTGGCTGTTGGTCACCGCAGGGTCGATCGTCGCCGATGAACCGGCCGCCGAGGCTGCCGCGGCGGAAGTCGCTGTTCCCAAGGATCCGCAACAATTTCACCTGTTCTTATTGGTTGGCCAATCGAACATGGCCGGTCGCGGTAAAGTTGCCGACCAGGACACGCAGCCGCACCCACAGGTGTTGATGTTTAACAAAGCAAACCAATGGGTGCCGGCCAAAGACCCTTTGCATTTTGATAAGCCGGGAATTGCAGGCGTTGGTTTGGGGAAGACCTTTGCCATCGACTACGCCGCCGATCATCCTGGTGTCACCGTGGGACTGATCCCTTGCGCCGTTGGCGGATCGTCGATCACGGTCTGGAAACCGGGCGGATTCCATAAACAGACAAAGACGCATCCTTGGGACGACTGCCAAGCGAGGACGAAGCTGGCGCTCCCTGCCGGAACTCTGAAAGGAATTCTGTGGCATCAAGGAGAATCGGATTCGGGAACATCCTCCGCACCGGGCTATCAGGAAAAACTGATTGATCTGGTCGCGAGGTTCCGCGCCGACGTGGGGGCCCCCGAGGTTCCGTTCTTGGTGGGCCAGTTGGGACAATTTGCCGATCGACCCTGGAGCGATTCGAAGCGGATGGTGGATGCGGCGCATCGAAGCCTTCCTGAAAACGTGCCGCATACCGCCTTTGTCCCCAGTGATGGCTTGACGCCAAAGAGTGACAATGTGCATTTTGATGCGGCATCGATGCGGGAATTTGGGCATCGTTATTACAAAGCTTATCTCGAGTTGCAAACGCGATAG
- a CDS encoding GNAT family N-acetyltransferase — protein MLVRDAVESDLDAIFEILNHEILTGVNTFKLDPLLADQQQAWWKLHVADRYPVLAAVDESSTMFGWASLSPWALHVGGYHRTSEVSIWIAEPFRGRGVGKELFAALIPRARQIGFRVLLSKVEASNQASLKLHYRFGFRDVGIMHGVGDKLDRQLDVAILERDLSQVE, from the coding sequence ATGCTTGTACGCGATGCGGTCGAATCCGATTTGGATGCCATTTTCGAGATCTTGAATCACGAGATCTTAACCGGCGTGAACACCTTTAAATTGGATCCGTTGCTGGCCGATCAACAGCAAGCGTGGTGGAAACTGCACGTTGCCGATCGGTATCCCGTGTTGGCGGCCGTAGACGAGTCGTCGACGATGTTCGGTTGGGCGTCGCTGTCGCCGTGGGCGCTGCATGTCGGCGGATACCATCGAACAAGCGAAGTTTCGATATGGATTGCCGAACCTTTTCGCGGCCGCGGCGTCGGTAAAGAACTGTTTGCTGCCTTGATCCCCCGAGCGCGGCAGATCGGGTTTCGGGTGTTGCTGTCGAAAGTGGAAGCTTCCAATCAAGCCAGTTTGAAGCTGCACTACCGGTTTGGGTTCCGAGATGTTGGTATCATGCATGGCGTGGGGGACAAATTGGATCGCCAACTCGATGTCGCGATTTTGGAACGGGACCTGTCCCAGGTCGAATGA
- a CDS encoding DUF1559 domain-containing protein: MCTIALAIVFASLFGSMGVAQTTDGQRMTKEFIPGEAIAMFQVHPQAILQDPALRLAPIEVISASGKHHVGVDPVDILAVRVVIGMPGPGGPEFGAVVTLEKPLEIESLNDKVIDRTSKREVDGKTYYSIPDSPPNAVLHQISPTQWIVGTEYFVTRMLSDQITDGPLAHLTSQTVDNGQAQALIVVEPIRPILSGFVNQALLQAPEELQDLSRLPELLDSIELRYTAKTGFAGDMTLNASDDVSAEEMELVIEKTRLYGRDSMLESIPLLLNEEGPVADSMRAYGVRLVNTLFDMIRPQAKGRSIVINTSDIQVDVASASILVGLLLPAVQAAREAARRMSCQGHLKQFALAVHNYHSVHKKLPSNISDKEGKPLLSWRVSLLPYLEENELYSQFRLDEPWDSAHNRPLAQRMPELFVCPSSPQIPGKTAYQVPLGKGLSMLADNPLRFRDIIDGTSNTVMIVETSPEWAVDWTAPDDWTYDADEPLAGLGGHHPGGFHVAMFDGSVRFVTLAIDPTLWYQLLTRAGREVIEGF; this comes from the coding sequence GTGTGTACGATCGCTTTGGCGATTGTCTTCGCGAGCTTGTTTGGATCGATGGGCGTCGCTCAAACAACCGATGGCCAGCGGATGACAAAAGAGTTCATTCCGGGCGAAGCGATCGCGATGTTCCAGGTCCATCCGCAGGCGATCTTGCAAGATCCGGCGCTCCGGTTGGCGCCGATCGAAGTGATCTCGGCGTCGGGGAAACATCATGTTGGCGTCGATCCGGTCGACATCCTCGCGGTGCGCGTCGTGATCGGAATGCCTGGGCCCGGAGGACCTGAATTTGGTGCGGTGGTGACTTTGGAAAAGCCGCTTGAGATCGAAAGCCTTAACGACAAGGTGATCGATCGGACCAGCAAACGCGAGGTCGACGGCAAGACGTATTATTCGATCCCCGATTCGCCTCCCAATGCCGTGCTGCATCAAATCAGTCCCACGCAGTGGATTGTGGGAACCGAATACTTTGTGACGCGGATGTTGTCGGATCAGATCACCGATGGCCCATTGGCCCATCTGACCAGTCAAACGGTCGATAACGGACAGGCCCAGGCGTTGATCGTTGTGGAACCGATCCGGCCGATCTTGTCGGGATTTGTGAACCAAGCGTTGTTGCAAGCGCCGGAAGAGCTGCAGGATTTGAGCCGGTTGCCCGAACTGCTCGATTCGATCGAGCTTCGCTACACGGCCAAGACGGGATTCGCCGGCGACATGACTCTGAATGCAAGCGACGATGTTTCGGCGGAGGAAATGGAATTGGTGATCGAAAAGACGCGGCTCTACGGTCGTGATTCGATGCTCGAATCGATCCCGCTACTGTTAAATGAAGAGGGGCCGGTGGCCGATTCCATGCGGGCGTATGGCGTTCGACTGGTCAATACACTCTTCGATATGATCCGTCCTCAAGCCAAGGGGCGTAGCATCGTAATCAATACTTCCGATATACAGGTCGACGTCGCATCGGCGAGCATCTTGGTAGGTCTGCTGCTGCCCGCCGTTCAAGCGGCACGCGAAGCGGCCCGGAGAATGTCCTGCCAAGGCCATTTAAAACAGTTCGCACTGGCGGTCCACAACTATCACAGCGTGCACAAAAAGCTGCCGTCGAACATCTCCGACAAAGAGGGCAAGCCACTGTTAAGCTGGCGAGTGTCGTTGCTGCCGTATCTCGAAGAGAACGAATTGTATTCGCAATTCCGTCTCGATGAGCCATGGGACAGTGCCCATAATCGCCCGTTGGCCCAACGCATGCCCGAGTTGTTTGTATGCCCCAGCAGCCCTCAGATTCCCGGAAAAACCGCGTACCAAGTTCCGTTGGGGAAAGGGCTTTCGATGTTGGCCGACAATCCGCTCCGGTTTCGCGACATCATCGATGGAACCAGCAACACCGTGATGATCGTGGAGACATCGCCCGAGTGGGCCGTCGATTGGACCGCTCCGGATGATTGGACCTACGACGCCGACGAACCGCTGGCCGGTTTGGGAGGTCATCATCCTGGCGGCTTCCACGTGGCGATGTTTGATGGATCGGTGCGATTCGTGACGCTCGCGATCGATCCGACCTTGTGGTACCAGTTGCTGACGCGCGCTGGTCGCGAAGTGATCGAAGGCTTCTAG
- a CDS encoding DUF6793 family protein, with protein MPLFEIETNAHIIITWAADEEAAHAVVVDAYPTDNVIRMTKRPRDSWVISKGALGLTTTTTLDPCVTARDCLAKSAGDKVHAIRLYMNQTGTDLDAARKVIESNMVMGW; from the coding sequence ATGCCGTTGTTCGAAATTGAAACCAATGCTCACATCATCATCACGTGGGCTGCGGACGAAGAAGCCGCCCATGCCGTGGTGGTCGATGCCTATCCAACCGATAACGTGATTCGGATGACCAAACGCCCTCGCGACAGTTGGGTCATTTCCAAAGGCGCATTGGGGCTAACGACGACCACGACATTGGACCCTTGCGTCACCGCACGCGATTGTTTGGCAAAGTCGGCGGGCGATAAAGTTCACGCGATCAGGCTCTATATGAATCAAACCGGAACCGACTTGGACGCCGCGCGGAAGGTCATCGAATCGAACATGGTGATGGGCTGGTAG
- a CDS encoding vWA domain-containing protein, which yields MENTQQFPAATPSDDDGAEVLPVASGFRGMLHGFGATGVSTLVHMVILLSLALITFEDPVKVISQILVVPTPTVEDPPVEIELDPEVEIVQPENVALFTAAPAMGMTSNTPAAVSKPALDQTLVAKANTSKISIDAPTVAMPSSMSLIAAVPDGEVKGEARDIVDSYQQAIDRIAQELVWMIDKGPVLAVWCFDQSESMKDDQKEIRDRIENVYQQLGLDDRVGSGSDALLTAVTSYGERFIDHTQHKPTSDRNKVRQAIDAVPIDKTGKEMMCAAIGTAITSYRDLARRGRQMALILVTDESGDSGNNDVYMEKAIEVAKAAKCKIFVLGRESVFGYPYAYIRWNHPQTKRTHWLQVDRGPETAFPEQLQTDGFRRRHDAFSSGFGPYEQSRMARETNGVFFMLPSVETNLVGAQKERYELDALRPYRPDLRARVEAFKDRKQFPLRTLIWQVIQDLNPHQPGAQKAVELRVEFSTKPAEFVQQVRQEQAKAKMHLQYMAKAEQTLLEGKKLREQEADPRWQANYDIILAQLIAYQARVYEYGVALDEFLKNPKTAAPMKGGKVFVHWDIYTNSKVRTDDAKPYIERAKGLFSEIVTTHPGSPWAARAKWELARGFGVDLRADYHVPIVEVKNPTPPPKL from the coding sequence ATGGAAAACACCCAGCAGTTCCCTGCGGCGACGCCATCCGACGACGACGGGGCGGAAGTTCTGCCCGTGGCATCGGGGTTTCGTGGCATGCTGCACGGATTTGGGGCGACCGGCGTTTCGACGTTGGTTCATATGGTGATCTTGCTGTCGCTGGCGTTGATCACGTTTGAAGACCCTGTAAAAGTGATATCGCAGATTTTGGTCGTTCCGACTCCGACCGTTGAAGATCCGCCGGTCGAGATCGAACTGGATCCCGAAGTCGAAATCGTCCAGCCAGAAAACGTGGCGTTGTTCACCGCGGCCCCGGCGATGGGGATGACCAGCAACACGCCCGCAGCGGTCAGCAAACCGGCTCTGGATCAGACGTTGGTCGCCAAGGCGAACACCTCCAAAATTTCAATCGATGCGCCGACCGTCGCCATGCCAAGCAGCATGTCGTTGATCGCGGCAGTTCCCGATGGCGAGGTCAAAGGGGAGGCCCGCGATATCGTCGACAGCTACCAACAAGCGATCGATCGGATCGCGCAAGAATTGGTCTGGATGATCGACAAGGGGCCGGTCTTGGCGGTGTGGTGCTTCGATCAATCCGAAAGTATGAAGGACGATCAAAAAGAGATCCGCGACCGGATTGAAAACGTTTACCAACAGCTCGGCTTGGATGATCGTGTCGGTTCGGGCAGCGACGCGCTGTTGACCGCCGTGACCAGTTATGGCGAGCGGTTTATTGATCATACCCAGCACAAACCTACCAGCGATCGGAACAAGGTCCGGCAAGCGATCGATGCGGTTCCGATCGATAAAACAGGTAAGGAGATGATGTGTGCGGCGATCGGGACTGCGATCACCTCCTACCGTGATTTGGCCCGCCGGGGCCGCCAGATGGCATTGATTTTGGTCACCGATGAGAGCGGCGATTCGGGTAACAACGATGTCTATATGGAGAAGGCGATCGAAGTCGCCAAAGCGGCGAAGTGTAAGATCTTTGTGCTCGGCCGCGAATCAGTGTTTGGTTATCCGTATGCCTACATTCGTTGGAATCATCCGCAAACCAAACGAACCCACTGGCTGCAAGTCGATCGTGGACCGGAGACTGCGTTCCCCGAACAACTGCAAACCGACGGCTTCCGTCGCCGGCATGATGCATTCAGCAGCGGGTTTGGCCCTTACGAACAATCGCGAATGGCTCGCGAAACCAACGGGGTCTTCTTCATGTTGCCTAGCGTGGAGACGAATCTCGTTGGTGCGCAGAAGGAACGCTACGAACTGGACGCGCTGCGTCCCTATCGTCCCGATCTGCGAGCGCGCGTCGAAGCGTTTAAGGATCGCAAGCAGTTCCCGCTGAGGACTTTGATTTGGCAGGTGATTCAAGATCTCAATCCGCATCAGCCCGGCGCGCAAAAGGCGGTTGAATTGCGGGTGGAATTCTCGACCAAACCGGCGGAATTTGTTCAGCAAGTGCGGCAGGAACAGGCCAAGGCCAAGATGCATCTACAGTACATGGCCAAGGCAGAGCAAACCTTGTTGGAAGGAAAGAAGTTACGCGAGCAGGAGGCCGATCCACGTTGGCAGGCGAATTACGACATTATCCTTGCTCAATTGATTGCCTATCAAGCACGCGTGTACGAATACGGCGTCGCGTTGGATGAGTTCTTGAAGAACCCGAAGACCGCCGCACCGATGAAGGGGGGCAAGGTCTTCGTCCACTGGGACATCTATACGAACAGCAAGGTCCGCACCGACGACGCCAAGCCCTACATCGAACGGGCCAAGGGGCTGTTCAGCGAAATCGTGACCACGCACCCGGGGTCGCCTTGGGCGGCGCGGGCAAAATGGGAACTAGCGCGGGGCTTTGGTGTTGATTTGCGAGCCGATTACCATGTCCCGATCGTGGAAGTGAAAAATCCAACCCCACCACCAAAACTGTAG
- a CDS encoding universal stress protein, whose translation MRVLLATDRSISSDAAADFLQQLEFSEPVDLNVLSSVPVTASVGFSGLPPVVQSVMQEEEAALREHLAAVGTKFEARTATSVQNLVVGPPGYEIRTEADQWNADLIVMGAVGKSMMERVVLGSVSDFVATHTASSVLVVRPPKSENKEEPPRHIMVALDGSKDDVQLIDFLKRLKWPANAVLHLVHVIEDMTLYRQDLLEHMDQHWQQERETSEQHAHEIQQLAQVAIPSVETSVVVAAHVGEALIKYADRHHCELVITGDHHRNIINRILLGSVSRYVLRYAHCSVVIAREPRGENPAT comes from the coding sequence ATGCGTGTATTATTGGCAACTGACCGTTCCATCTCCTCCGATGCGGCGGCTGATTTTCTGCAGCAATTGGAATTTTCCGAACCCGTCGATCTGAACGTTTTGAGCAGCGTTCCCGTGACGGCGTCGGTGGGATTTTCCGGCTTGCCACCGGTCGTGCAATCGGTGATGCAAGAAGAGGAAGCGGCGCTGCGTGAACACCTGGCCGCCGTGGGCACGAAGTTTGAAGCTCGCACGGCGACGTCGGTCCAGAACCTGGTCGTCGGGCCTCCGGGCTACGAAATCCGCACCGAAGCGGACCAATGGAACGCCGATCTCATCGTGATGGGAGCGGTTGGAAAATCGATGATGGAACGGGTCGTGCTCGGCAGCGTTTCGGATTTCGTTGCGACTCACACCGCCAGCAGCGTGTTGGTCGTTCGCCCTCCGAAGTCAGAGAACAAGGAAGAACCACCGCGCCACATCATGGTCGCCCTGGACGGATCGAAGGACGATGTGCAGTTGATCGATTTTTTGAAGCGGCTGAAATGGCCCGCCAACGCGGTCTTGCACCTTGTCCATGTGATCGAAGACATGACCCTATACCGCCAGGATTTGCTGGAACACATGGATCAACACTGGCAACAAGAACGCGAAACCAGTGAACAACACGCTCATGAGATCCAACAACTGGCGCAAGTTGCGATTCCATCGGTTGAAACGTCGGTCGTTGTTGCGGCGCACGTTGGGGAAGCGTTGATCAAATACGCCGATCGCCATCATTGCGAGCTGGTGATCACCGGAGACCACCACCGCAATATCATCAATCGAATCCTGCTGGGCAGCGTCTCGCGATACGTCCTTCGCTATGCCCATTGCAGCGTTGTGATCGCCCGCGAACCACGCGGTGAGAATCCGGCAACGTAA